A region of Cataglyphis hispanica isolate Lineage 1 chromosome 6, ULB_Chis1_1.0, whole genome shotgun sequence DNA encodes the following proteins:
- the LOC126850396 gene encoding glutamate-gated chloride channel isoform X5 has translation MGWVALGRCAGGGGRLSSILSLSLTSLASSLIFTFLCILTLAFTLVTLARAEDIFEEGKSDKEILDNLLLSTRYDKRLLPPVQGLLGVTDADFCCGMKRPGDSTGLTNQSSIFSNDLENQNKNQNNNHYTSHQYLRTHLRGTLTVNVSVLLLSLASPDESSLKYEVEFLLQQQWYDPRLRYSNRSRYEFLNAIHHYEDIWLPDTYFIMHGDFKDPIIPVHFALRIYRNGTVNYLMRRHLIISCQGSLNIFPFDDPLCSFAIESISYEQTAITYVWKNDEGTLRKSPSLTSLNAYLIKNQTITCPIKVSWRADGHIIDEDELDDFGNFKCSLCQRRFEEQGNYSCLKVDLIFTRDRSFYFTTVFIPGIILVTSSFITFWLEWNAVPARVMIGVTTMLNFFTTSNGFRGTLPVVSNLTAMNVWDGVCMCFIYASLLEFVCVNYVGRKRPMHNVVYRPGENPVTQRLPAVLSRIGIILASPLKREGGATTGGTTGANEIVTCTNCGPNPCTHTATNGCTAELRKKDPPHPIRVAKTIDVIARITFPIAYFMFLTFFFIHYKGTS, from the exons ATGGGTTGGGTGGCGCTAGGGCGGTGTGCGGGTGGTGGCGGCCGCCTCTCGTCCATCCTTTCGCTGTCTCTTACTTCCCTCGCGAGCTCCCTCATCTTCACTTTCCTCTGTATCCTCACACTTGCTTTTACTCTCGTCACTCTTGCGCGTGCTGAAGACAT TTTCGAAGAGGGCAAGTCGGACAAGGAAATTCTGGACAACTTGTTGCTGTCGACGCGTTATGACAAGCGGCTTCTACCCCCGGTCCAAG GGCTGTTGGGTGTTACAGATGCTGATTTCTGCTGCGGAATGAAAAGACCTGGTGACAGTACCGGCTTGACAAACCAGTCGTCGATCTTCTCTAACGACCTCGAGAACCAGAACAAGAACCAGAACAATAACCACTATACGTCGCACCAATACCTTCGCACTCACCTTCGTG GAACATTGACTGTGAACGTGAGCGTGCTGTTGTTAAGCTTAGCTTCTCCAGACGAATCCAGTttg AAATACGAGGTGGAATTTTTACTGCAGCAACAATGGTACGATCCACGATTACGTTACAGTAATAGATCcagatatgaatttttaaatgcgattCATCATTACGAAGATATCTGGTTACcggatacatattttataatgcatgGAGATTTCAAGGATCCCATTATTCCCGTACATTTTGCCCTGCGAATATATCGCAATGGCACTGTCAACTACCTTATGCG gcGTCACCTTATCATATCCTGTCAGGGTAGCCTTAACATCTTCCCCTTTGATGACCCATTGTGTTCATTCGCGATTGAGAGCA tatccTACGAGCAGACAGCGATTACGTACGTATGGAAAAACGACGAGGGTACGTTACGAAAAAGTCCAAGCCTAACATCACTGAATGCATATCTCATTAAGAATCAGACAATCACATGTCCGATCAAAGTGAGCTGGAGAG CTGACGGACATATTATCGATGAGGACGAGTTGGATGATTTTGGAAACTTTAAGTGCTCGCTATGCCAGCGCAGGTTTGAGGAGCAAG GTAATTACAGCTGCTTAAAAGTGGATCTAATCTTTACGCGAGATCGTTCTTTCTATTTTACTACGGTTTTCATCCCGGGTATTATTTTGGTAACCAGCTCTTTCATCACATTCTGGCTTGAGTGGAACGCCGTGCCGGCGCGAGTGATGATCG GTGTAACAACAATGCTCAACTTTTTCACTACGTCGAATGGCTTCCGGGGAACGCTGCCCGTCGTTTCAAACTTGACTGCCATGAATGTATGGGATGGCGTGTGCATGTGCTTCATCTACGCGAGTCTTCTCGAATTTGTTTGCGTGAACTATGTTGGTCGCAAGCGGCCGATGCACAACGTTGTCTATCGTCCAGGCGAAAATCCCGTCACCCAG CGGCTCCCAGCGGTACTCAGCAGGATAGGAATTATATTGGCCAGCCCTTTG AAGCGGGAAGGCGGAGCTACCACCGGTGGGACTACTGGAGCAAACGAAATCGTCACTTGCACCAACTGTGGACCTAATCCTTGCACGCACACGGCAACGAATGGTTGTACTGCCGAA ctaAGAAAGAAAGACCCGCCACATCCAATTAGGGTGGCGAAAACAATTGATGTGATAGCCAGGATCACTTTTCCAATCGCctattttatgtttcttacTTTCTTCTTCATTCACTATAAGGGCACTTCGTAG
- the LOC126850396 gene encoding glutamate-gated chloride channel isoform X19 → MKRPGDSTGLTNQSSIFSNDLENQNKNQNNNHYTSHQYLRTHLRGTLTVNVSVLLLSLASPDESSLKYEVEFLLQQQWYDPRLRYSNRSRYEFLNAIHHYEDIWLPDTYFIMHGDFKDPIIPVHFALRIYRNGTVNYLMRRHLIISCQGSLNIFPFDDPLCSFAIESISYEQTAITYVWKNDEGTLRKSPSLTSLNAYLIKNQTITCPIKVSWRADGHIIDEDELDDFGNFKCSLCQRRFEEQEPFLMPIRNYSCLKVDLIFTRDRSFYFTTVFIPGIILVTSSFITFWLEWNAVPARVMIGVTTMLNFFTTSNGFRGTLPVVSNLTAMNVWDGVCMCFIYASLLEFVCVNYVGRKRPMHNVVYRPGENPVTQRLPAVLSRIGIILASPLGKKKREGGATTGGTTGANEIVTCTNCGPNPCTHTATNGCTAELRKKDPPHPIRVAKTIDVIARITFPIAYFMFLTFFFIHYKGTS, encoded by the exons ATGAAAAGACCTGGTGACAGTACCGGCTTGACAAACCAGTCGTCGATCTTCTCTAACGACCTCGAGAACCAGAACAAGAACCAGAACAATAACCACTATACGTCGCACCAATACCTTCGCACTCACCTTCGTG GAACATTGACTGTGAACGTGAGCGTGCTGTTGTTAAGCTTAGCTTCTCCAGACGAATCCAGTttg AAATACGAGGTGGAATTTTTACTGCAGCAACAATGGTACGATCCACGATTACGTTACAGTAATAGATCcagatatgaatttttaaatgcgattCATCATTACGAAGATATCTGGTTACcggatacatattttataatgcatgGAGATTTCAAGGATCCCATTATTCCCGTACATTTTGCCCTGCGAATATATCGCAATGGCACTGTCAACTACCTTATGCG gcGTCACCTTATCATATCCTGTCAGGGTAGCCTTAACATCTTCCCCTTTGATGACCCATTGTGTTCATTCGCGATTGAGAGCA tatccTACGAGCAGACAGCGATTACGTACGTATGGAAAAACGACGAGGGTACGTTACGAAAAAGTCCAAGCCTAACATCACTGAATGCATATCTCATTAAGAATCAGACAATCACATGTCCGATCAAAGTGAGCTGGAGAG CTGACGGACATATTATCGATGAGGACGAGTTGGATGATTTTGGAAACTTTAAGTGCTCGCTATGCCAGCGCAGGTTTGAGGAGCAAG AACCTTTTTTGATGCCAATAC GTAATTACAGCTGCTTAAAAGTGGATCTAATCTTTACGCGAGATCGTTCTTTCTATTTTACTACGGTTTTCATCCCGGGTATTATTTTGGTAACCAGCTCTTTCATCACATTCTGGCTTGAGTGGAACGCCGTGCCGGCGCGAGTGATGATCG GTGTAACAACAATGCTCAACTTTTTCACTACGTCGAATGGCTTCCGGGGAACGCTGCCCGTCGTTTCAAACTTGACTGCCATGAATGTATGGGATGGCGTGTGCATGTGCTTCATCTACGCGAGTCTTCTCGAATTTGTTTGCGTGAACTATGTTGGTCGCAAGCGGCCGATGCACAACGTTGTCTATCGTCCAGGCGAAAATCCCGTCACCCAG CGGCTCCCAGCGGTACTCAGCAGGATAGGAATTATATTGGCCAGCCCTTTG GGTAAAAAGAAGCGGGAAGGCGGAGCTACCACCGGTGGGACTACTGGAGCAAACGAAATCGTCACTTGCACCAACTGTGGACCTAATCCTTGCACGCACACGGCAACGAATGGTTGTACTGCCGAA ctaAGAAAGAAAGACCCGCCACATCCAATTAGGGTGGCGAAAACAATTGATGTGATAGCCAGGATCACTTTTCCAATCGCctattttatgtttcttacTTTCTTCTTCATTCACTATAAGGGCACTTCGTAG
- the LOC126850396 gene encoding glutamate-gated chloride channel isoform X3, with translation MGWVALGRCAGGGGRLSSILSLSLTSLASSLIFTFLCILTLAFTLVTLARAEDIFEEGKSDKEILDNLLLSTRYDKRLLPPVQDADFCCGMKRPGDSTGLTNQSSIFSNDLENQNKNQNNNHYTSHQYLRTHLRGTLTVNVSVLLLSLASPDESSLKYEVEFLLQQQWYDPRLRYSNRSRYEFLNAIHHYEDIWLPDTYFIMHGDFKDPIIPVHFALRIYRNGTVNYLMRRHLIISCQGSLNIFPFDDPLCSFAIESISYEQTAITYVWKNDEGTLRKSPSLTSLNAYLIKNQTITCPIKVSWRADGHIIDEDELDDFGNFKCSLCQRRFEEQEPFLMPIRNYSCLKVDLIFTRDRSFYFTTVFIPGIILVTSSFITFWLEWNAVPARVMIGVTTMLNFFTTSNGFRGTLPVVSNLTAMNVWDGVCMCFIYASLLEFVCVNYVGRKRPMHNVVYRPGENPVTQRLPAVLSRIGIILASPLGKKKREGGATTGGTTGANEIVTCTNCGPNPCTHTATNGCTAELRKKDPPHPIRVAKTIDVIARITFPIAYFMFLTFFFIHYKGTS, from the exons ATGGGTTGGGTGGCGCTAGGGCGGTGTGCGGGTGGTGGCGGCCGCCTCTCGTCCATCCTTTCGCTGTCTCTTACTTCCCTCGCGAGCTCCCTCATCTTCACTTTCCTCTGTATCCTCACACTTGCTTTTACTCTCGTCACTCTTGCGCGTGCTGAAGACAT TTTCGAAGAGGGCAAGTCGGACAAGGAAATTCTGGACAACTTGTTGCTGTCGACGCGTTATGACAAGCGGCTTCTACCCCCGGTCCAAG ATGCTGATTTCTGCTGCGGAATGAAAAGACCTGGTGACAGTACCGGCTTGACAAACCAGTCGTCGATCTTCTCTAACGACCTCGAGAACCAGAACAAGAACCAGAACAATAACCACTATACGTCGCACCAATACCTTCGCACTCACCTTCGTG GAACATTGACTGTGAACGTGAGCGTGCTGTTGTTAAGCTTAGCTTCTCCAGACGAATCCAGTttg AAATACGAGGTGGAATTTTTACTGCAGCAACAATGGTACGATCCACGATTACGTTACAGTAATAGATCcagatatgaatttttaaatgcgattCATCATTACGAAGATATCTGGTTACcggatacatattttataatgcatgGAGATTTCAAGGATCCCATTATTCCCGTACATTTTGCCCTGCGAATATATCGCAATGGCACTGTCAACTACCTTATGCG gcGTCACCTTATCATATCCTGTCAGGGTAGCCTTAACATCTTCCCCTTTGATGACCCATTGTGTTCATTCGCGATTGAGAGCA tatccTACGAGCAGACAGCGATTACGTACGTATGGAAAAACGACGAGGGTACGTTACGAAAAAGTCCAAGCCTAACATCACTGAATGCATATCTCATTAAGAATCAGACAATCACATGTCCGATCAAAGTGAGCTGGAGAG CTGACGGACATATTATCGATGAGGACGAGTTGGATGATTTTGGAAACTTTAAGTGCTCGCTATGCCAGCGCAGGTTTGAGGAGCAAG AACCTTTTTTGATGCCAATAC GTAATTACAGCTGCTTAAAAGTGGATCTAATCTTTACGCGAGATCGTTCTTTCTATTTTACTACGGTTTTCATCCCGGGTATTATTTTGGTAACCAGCTCTTTCATCACATTCTGGCTTGAGTGGAACGCCGTGCCGGCGCGAGTGATGATCG GTGTAACAACAATGCTCAACTTTTTCACTACGTCGAATGGCTTCCGGGGAACGCTGCCCGTCGTTTCAAACTTGACTGCCATGAATGTATGGGATGGCGTGTGCATGTGCTTCATCTACGCGAGTCTTCTCGAATTTGTTTGCGTGAACTATGTTGGTCGCAAGCGGCCGATGCACAACGTTGTCTATCGTCCAGGCGAAAATCCCGTCACCCAG CGGCTCCCAGCGGTACTCAGCAGGATAGGAATTATATTGGCCAGCCCTTTG GGTAAAAAGAAGCGGGAAGGCGGAGCTACCACCGGTGGGACTACTGGAGCAAACGAAATCGTCACTTGCACCAACTGTGGACCTAATCCTTGCACGCACACGGCAACGAATGGTTGTACTGCCGAA ctaAGAAAGAAAGACCCGCCACATCCAATTAGGGTGGCGAAAACAATTGATGTGATAGCCAGGATCACTTTTCCAATCGCctattttatgtttcttacTTTCTTCTTCATTCACTATAAGGGCACTTCGTAG
- the LOC126850396 gene encoding glutamate-gated chloride channel isoform X6 — protein MGWVALGRCAGGGGRLSSILSLSLTSLASSLIFTFLCILTLAFTLVTLARAEDIFEEGKSDKEILDNLLLSTRYDKRLLPPVQDADFCCGMKRPGDSTGLTNQSSIFSNDLENQNKNQNNNHYTSHQYLRTHLRGTLTVNVSVLLLSLASPDESSLKYEVEFLLQQQWYDPRLRYSNRSRYEFLNAIHHYEDIWLPDTYFIMHGDFKDPIIPVHFALRIYRNGTVNYLMRRHLIISCQGSLNIFPFDDPLCSFAIESISYEQTAITYVWKNDEGTLRKSPSLTSLNAYLIKNQTITCPIKVSWRADGHIIDEDELDDFGNFKCSLCQRRFEEQGNYSCLKVDLIFTRDRSFYFTTVFIPGIILVTSSFITFWLEWNAVPARVMIGVTTMLNFFTTSNGFRGTLPVVSNLTAMNVWDGVCMCFIYASLLEFVCVNYVGRKRPMHNVVYRPGENPVTQRLPAVLSRIGIILASPLKREGGATTGGTTGANEIVTCTNCGPNPCTHTATNGCTAELRKKDPPHPIRVAKTIDVIARITFPIAYFMFLTFFFIHYKGTS, from the exons ATGGGTTGGGTGGCGCTAGGGCGGTGTGCGGGTGGTGGCGGCCGCCTCTCGTCCATCCTTTCGCTGTCTCTTACTTCCCTCGCGAGCTCCCTCATCTTCACTTTCCTCTGTATCCTCACACTTGCTTTTACTCTCGTCACTCTTGCGCGTGCTGAAGACAT TTTCGAAGAGGGCAAGTCGGACAAGGAAATTCTGGACAACTTGTTGCTGTCGACGCGTTATGACAAGCGGCTTCTACCCCCGGTCCAAG ATGCTGATTTCTGCTGCGGAATGAAAAGACCTGGTGACAGTACCGGCTTGACAAACCAGTCGTCGATCTTCTCTAACGACCTCGAGAACCAGAACAAGAACCAGAACAATAACCACTATACGTCGCACCAATACCTTCGCACTCACCTTCGTG GAACATTGACTGTGAACGTGAGCGTGCTGTTGTTAAGCTTAGCTTCTCCAGACGAATCCAGTttg AAATACGAGGTGGAATTTTTACTGCAGCAACAATGGTACGATCCACGATTACGTTACAGTAATAGATCcagatatgaatttttaaatgcgattCATCATTACGAAGATATCTGGTTACcggatacatattttataatgcatgGAGATTTCAAGGATCCCATTATTCCCGTACATTTTGCCCTGCGAATATATCGCAATGGCACTGTCAACTACCTTATGCG gcGTCACCTTATCATATCCTGTCAGGGTAGCCTTAACATCTTCCCCTTTGATGACCCATTGTGTTCATTCGCGATTGAGAGCA tatccTACGAGCAGACAGCGATTACGTACGTATGGAAAAACGACGAGGGTACGTTACGAAAAAGTCCAAGCCTAACATCACTGAATGCATATCTCATTAAGAATCAGACAATCACATGTCCGATCAAAGTGAGCTGGAGAG CTGACGGACATATTATCGATGAGGACGAGTTGGATGATTTTGGAAACTTTAAGTGCTCGCTATGCCAGCGCAGGTTTGAGGAGCAAG GTAATTACAGCTGCTTAAAAGTGGATCTAATCTTTACGCGAGATCGTTCTTTCTATTTTACTACGGTTTTCATCCCGGGTATTATTTTGGTAACCAGCTCTTTCATCACATTCTGGCTTGAGTGGAACGCCGTGCCGGCGCGAGTGATGATCG GTGTAACAACAATGCTCAACTTTTTCACTACGTCGAATGGCTTCCGGGGAACGCTGCCCGTCGTTTCAAACTTGACTGCCATGAATGTATGGGATGGCGTGTGCATGTGCTTCATCTACGCGAGTCTTCTCGAATTTGTTTGCGTGAACTATGTTGGTCGCAAGCGGCCGATGCACAACGTTGTCTATCGTCCAGGCGAAAATCCCGTCACCCAG CGGCTCCCAGCGGTACTCAGCAGGATAGGAATTATATTGGCCAGCCCTTTG AAGCGGGAAGGCGGAGCTACCACCGGTGGGACTACTGGAGCAAACGAAATCGTCACTTGCACCAACTGTGGACCTAATCCTTGCACGCACACGGCAACGAATGGTTGTACTGCCGAA ctaAGAAAGAAAGACCCGCCACATCCAATTAGGGTGGCGAAAACAATTGATGTGATAGCCAGGATCACTTTTCCAATCGCctattttatgtttcttacTTTCTTCTTCATTCACTATAAGGGCACTTCGTAG
- the LOC126850396 gene encoding glutamate-gated chloride channel isoform X7 yields MGWVALGRCAGGGGRLSSILSLSLTSLASSLIFTFLCILTLAFTLVTLARAEDIFEEGKSDKEILDNLLLSTRYDKRLLPPVQGLLGVTDADFCCGMKRPGDSTGLTNQSSIFSNDLENQNKNQNNNHYTSHQYLRTHLRGTLTVNVSVLLLSLASPDESSLKYEVEFLLQQQWYDPRLRYSNRSRYEFLNAIHHYEDIWLPDTYFIMHGDFKDPIIPVHFALRIYRNGTVNYLMRRHLIISCQGSLNIFPFDDPLCSFAIESISYEQTAITYVWKNDEGTLRKSPSLTSLNAYLIKNQTITCPIKVSWRADGHIIDEDELDDFGNFKCSLCQRRFEEQEPFLMPIRNYSCLKVDLIFTRDRSFYFTTVFIPGIILVTSSFITFWLEWNAVPARVMIGVTTMLNFFTTSNGFRGTLPVVSNLTAMNVWDGVCMCFIYASLLEFVCVNYVGRKRPMHNVVYRPGENPVTQGKKKREGGATTGGTTGANEIVTCTNCGPNPCTHTATNGCTAELRKKDPPHPIRVAKTIDVIARITFPIAYFMFLTFFFIHYKGTS; encoded by the exons ATGGGTTGGGTGGCGCTAGGGCGGTGTGCGGGTGGTGGCGGCCGCCTCTCGTCCATCCTTTCGCTGTCTCTTACTTCCCTCGCGAGCTCCCTCATCTTCACTTTCCTCTGTATCCTCACACTTGCTTTTACTCTCGTCACTCTTGCGCGTGCTGAAGACAT TTTCGAAGAGGGCAAGTCGGACAAGGAAATTCTGGACAACTTGTTGCTGTCGACGCGTTATGACAAGCGGCTTCTACCCCCGGTCCAAG GGCTGTTGGGTGTTACAGATGCTGATTTCTGCTGCGGAATGAAAAGACCTGGTGACAGTACCGGCTTGACAAACCAGTCGTCGATCTTCTCTAACGACCTCGAGAACCAGAACAAGAACCAGAACAATAACCACTATACGTCGCACCAATACCTTCGCACTCACCTTCGTG GAACATTGACTGTGAACGTGAGCGTGCTGTTGTTAAGCTTAGCTTCTCCAGACGAATCCAGTttg AAATACGAGGTGGAATTTTTACTGCAGCAACAATGGTACGATCCACGATTACGTTACAGTAATAGATCcagatatgaatttttaaatgcgattCATCATTACGAAGATATCTGGTTACcggatacatattttataatgcatgGAGATTTCAAGGATCCCATTATTCCCGTACATTTTGCCCTGCGAATATATCGCAATGGCACTGTCAACTACCTTATGCG gcGTCACCTTATCATATCCTGTCAGGGTAGCCTTAACATCTTCCCCTTTGATGACCCATTGTGTTCATTCGCGATTGAGAGCA tatccTACGAGCAGACAGCGATTACGTACGTATGGAAAAACGACGAGGGTACGTTACGAAAAAGTCCAAGCCTAACATCACTGAATGCATATCTCATTAAGAATCAGACAATCACATGTCCGATCAAAGTGAGCTGGAGAG CTGACGGACATATTATCGATGAGGACGAGTTGGATGATTTTGGAAACTTTAAGTGCTCGCTATGCCAGCGCAGGTTTGAGGAGCAAG AACCTTTTTTGATGCCAATAC GTAATTACAGCTGCTTAAAAGTGGATCTAATCTTTACGCGAGATCGTTCTTTCTATTTTACTACGGTTTTCATCCCGGGTATTATTTTGGTAACCAGCTCTTTCATCACATTCTGGCTTGAGTGGAACGCCGTGCCGGCGCGAGTGATGATCG GTGTAACAACAATGCTCAACTTTTTCACTACGTCGAATGGCTTCCGGGGAACGCTGCCCGTCGTTTCAAACTTGACTGCCATGAATGTATGGGATGGCGTGTGCATGTGCTTCATCTACGCGAGTCTTCTCGAATTTGTTTGCGTGAACTATGTTGGTCGCAAGCGGCCGATGCACAACGTTGTCTATCGTCCAGGCGAAAATCCCGTCACCCAG GGTAAAAAGAAGCGGGAAGGCGGAGCTACCACCGGTGGGACTACTGGAGCAAACGAAATCGTCACTTGCACCAACTGTGGACCTAATCCTTGCACGCACACGGCAACGAATGGTTGTACTGCCGAA ctaAGAAAGAAAGACCCGCCACATCCAATTAGGGTGGCGAAAACAATTGATGTGATAGCCAGGATCACTTTTCCAATCGCctattttatgtttcttacTTTCTTCTTCATTCACTATAAGGGCACTTCGTAG
- the LOC126850396 gene encoding glutamate-gated chloride channel isoform X1: protein MGWVALGRCAGGGGRLSSILSLSLTSLASSLIFTFLCILTLAFTLVTLARAEDIFEEGKSDKEILDNLLLSTRYDKRLLPPVQGLLGVTDADFCCGMKRPGDSTGLTNQSSIFSNDLENQNKNQNNNHYTSHQYLRTHLRGTLTVNVSVLLLSLASPDESSLKYEVEFLLQQQWYDPRLRYSNRSRYEFLNAIHHYEDIWLPDTYFIMHGDFKDPIIPVHFALRIYRNGTVNYLMRRHLIISCQGSLNIFPFDDPLCSFAIESISYEQTAITYVWKNDEGTLRKSPSLTSLNAYLIKNQTITCPIKVSWRADGHIIDEDELDDFGNFKCSLCQRRFEEQEPFLMPIRNYSCLKVDLIFTRDRSFYFTTVFIPGIILVTSSFITFWLEWNAVPARVMIGVTTMLNFFTTSNGFRGTLPVVSNLTAMNVWDGVCMCFIYASLLEFVCVNYVGRKRPMHNVVYRPGENPVTQRLPAVLSRIGIILASPLGKKKREGGATTGGTTGANEIVTCTNCGPNPCTHTATNGCTAELRKKDPPHPIRVAKTIDVIARITFPIAYFMFLTFFFIHYKGTS, encoded by the exons ATGGGTTGGGTGGCGCTAGGGCGGTGTGCGGGTGGTGGCGGCCGCCTCTCGTCCATCCTTTCGCTGTCTCTTACTTCCCTCGCGAGCTCCCTCATCTTCACTTTCCTCTGTATCCTCACACTTGCTTTTACTCTCGTCACTCTTGCGCGTGCTGAAGACAT TTTCGAAGAGGGCAAGTCGGACAAGGAAATTCTGGACAACTTGTTGCTGTCGACGCGTTATGACAAGCGGCTTCTACCCCCGGTCCAAG GGCTGTTGGGTGTTACAGATGCTGATTTCTGCTGCGGAATGAAAAGACCTGGTGACAGTACCGGCTTGACAAACCAGTCGTCGATCTTCTCTAACGACCTCGAGAACCAGAACAAGAACCAGAACAATAACCACTATACGTCGCACCAATACCTTCGCACTCACCTTCGTG GAACATTGACTGTGAACGTGAGCGTGCTGTTGTTAAGCTTAGCTTCTCCAGACGAATCCAGTttg AAATACGAGGTGGAATTTTTACTGCAGCAACAATGGTACGATCCACGATTACGTTACAGTAATAGATCcagatatgaatttttaaatgcgattCATCATTACGAAGATATCTGGTTACcggatacatattttataatgcatgGAGATTTCAAGGATCCCATTATTCCCGTACATTTTGCCCTGCGAATATATCGCAATGGCACTGTCAACTACCTTATGCG gcGTCACCTTATCATATCCTGTCAGGGTAGCCTTAACATCTTCCCCTTTGATGACCCATTGTGTTCATTCGCGATTGAGAGCA tatccTACGAGCAGACAGCGATTACGTACGTATGGAAAAACGACGAGGGTACGTTACGAAAAAGTCCAAGCCTAACATCACTGAATGCATATCTCATTAAGAATCAGACAATCACATGTCCGATCAAAGTGAGCTGGAGAG CTGACGGACATATTATCGATGAGGACGAGTTGGATGATTTTGGAAACTTTAAGTGCTCGCTATGCCAGCGCAGGTTTGAGGAGCAAG AACCTTTTTTGATGCCAATAC GTAATTACAGCTGCTTAAAAGTGGATCTAATCTTTACGCGAGATCGTTCTTTCTATTTTACTACGGTTTTCATCCCGGGTATTATTTTGGTAACCAGCTCTTTCATCACATTCTGGCTTGAGTGGAACGCCGTGCCGGCGCGAGTGATGATCG GTGTAACAACAATGCTCAACTTTTTCACTACGTCGAATGGCTTCCGGGGAACGCTGCCCGTCGTTTCAAACTTGACTGCCATGAATGTATGGGATGGCGTGTGCATGTGCTTCATCTACGCGAGTCTTCTCGAATTTGTTTGCGTGAACTATGTTGGTCGCAAGCGGCCGATGCACAACGTTGTCTATCGTCCAGGCGAAAATCCCGTCACCCAG CGGCTCCCAGCGGTACTCAGCAGGATAGGAATTATATTGGCCAGCCCTTTG GGTAAAAAGAAGCGGGAAGGCGGAGCTACCACCGGTGGGACTACTGGAGCAAACGAAATCGTCACTTGCACCAACTGTGGACCTAATCCTTGCACGCACACGGCAACGAATGGTTGTACTGCCGAA ctaAGAAAGAAAGACCCGCCACATCCAATTAGGGTGGCGAAAACAATTGATGTGATAGCCAGGATCACTTTTCCAATCGCctattttatgtttcttacTTTCTTCTTCATTCACTATAAGGGCACTTCGTAG